A stretch of the Kroppenstedtia eburnea genome encodes the following:
- a CDS encoding TIGR01440 family protein, giving the protein MNFVREQIRDQVVRVTEELLKTKPLDHRHLLVMGVSTSEVAGQRIGSGGSDEVAAAILEGALQVQASYGYHLAFQCCEHLNRALVVNRRTQEQFQLTEVTAVPVPGAGGAMASRAYRHLKEAVLVEEVSADAGIDIGDTLIGMHLKPVAVPVRPSSVHIGEAHVTMAVTRPRLIGGARAVYILEEPEKG; this is encoded by the coding sequence GTGAACTTTGTGCGGGAGCAGATCCGGGATCAAGTGGTCCGGGTGACGGAAGAGTTGCTCAAAACCAAACCTTTGGATCACCGGCATCTCCTCGTGATGGGAGTCAGCACCAGTGAAGTGGCCGGCCAGCGGATCGGAAGCGGGGGCAGTGATGAAGTGGCCGCCGCCATTTTGGAGGGGGCCCTTCAGGTTCAGGCTTCATATGGTTACCATCTCGCCTTTCAGTGTTGTGAGCATCTGAATCGGGCACTGGTGGTCAACCGCCGGACACAGGAACAGTTTCAACTGACGGAGGTGACGGCTGTTCCCGTACCCGGGGCAGGGGGGGCGATGGCCTCCCGGGCATACCGCCATCTGAAAGAGGCGGTGTTGGTGGAGGAAGTCTCTGCCGATGCGGGGATCGATATAGGGGACACCCTGATCGGGATGCATCTGAAGCCGGTGGCGGTGCCGGTTCGCCCCTCGTCGGTCCACATCGGTGAAGCCCACGTCACCATGGCTGTCACCCGGCCCAGATTGATCGGTGGAGCCCGGGCGGTTTATATTTTGGAAGAGCCGGAGAAGGGGTGA
- the rpiB gene encoding ribose 5-phosphate isomerase B, with amino-acid sequence MRIVIGSDHGGLNLKETVKQVVSELGMEITDVGCDCPDSVDYPDYALPVAEKVAQGEFDRGILICGTGIGMSIAANKVKGIRCAVVSDEYSARMSREHNNANILALGERVVGPGLAEGIVRTWLTTEFAGGRHHRRVDKIGALEGK; translated from the coding sequence ATGAGAATTGTGATCGGATCCGACCACGGAGGATTAAATCTGAAAGAAACAGTGAAGCAAGTAGTAAGTGAGCTGGGGATGGAAATTACAGATGTGGGTTGCGACTGCCCCGACTCCGTGGATTATCCCGATTATGCTCTGCCTGTGGCGGAAAAGGTGGCCCAGGGTGAATTTGACCGCGGCATTCTGATCTGCGGGACCGGGATCGGCATGTCCATCGCTGCCAACAAGGTGAAGGGAATTCGTTGCGCGGTGGTGTCAGACGAATATTCCGCCCGGATGAGTCGGGAACATAACAATGCCAACATCCTGGCCCTCGGGGAACGGGTGGTGGGCCCCGGATTGGCTGAAGGCATTGTCAGAACCTGGTTGACGACGGAGTTTGCTGGCGGCAGGCACCACCGTCGTGTGGATAAGATCGGCGCTCTGGAAGGGAAGTGA
- a CDS encoding low molecular weight protein arginine phosphatase: protein MKKVLFVCTGNTCRSPMAEALLREKAVEGGFRLEVRSAGISAMNGVSPSDAAVQVMKEKGIDHSSHRSRPLDGSGVAWADLILTMTSAHKQMLIRHYPEAVDKLHTLKEYVLGDSQREKVKSLHRLQAELETCRALLEQARKEGDLLREKELQGKLKEREASLASLRKEVGEMMSRMDVADPFGGDVEEYRRCAAEIEVQVEKLLDRWKNERES, encoded by the coding sequence GTGAAAAAGGTGTTGTTTGTTTGCACCGGGAACACTTGCCGCTCCCCCATGGCTGAGGCGCTTTTGCGTGAAAAGGCAGTCGAGGGGGGATTCCGGCTGGAGGTTCGGTCTGCCGGCATTTCCGCCATGAATGGAGTTTCTCCATCGGATGCAGCCGTTCAAGTGATGAAGGAAAAGGGCATCGACCACAGTTCCCACCGGTCCCGCCCCCTCGATGGGAGTGGGGTGGCCTGGGCTGATCTCATTCTGACTATGACTTCGGCACATAAACAGATGTTGATCCGCCATTATCCCGAAGCAGTGGACAAGTTGCACACACTGAAAGAGTATGTGCTGGGAGACTCCCAACGGGAAAAGGTGAAATCCCTCCACCGCCTGCAGGCGGAATTGGAAACCTGCCGGGCGTTGCTGGAGCAGGCCCGGAAAGAGGGAGATCTCTTGCGGGAAAAAGAGTTGCAGGGGAAATTGAAGGAGCGGGAAGCCTCCCTTGCTTCCCTCCGGAAAGAAGTCGGGGAGATGATGTCCCGGATGGATGTGGCGGACCCCTTTGGCGGAGATGTGGAGGAGTATCGGCGCTGTGCCGCTGAGATTGAGGTGCAGGTGGAAAAACTGTTGGATCGATGGAAAAATGAAAGGGAATCGTGA
- a CDS encoding manganese efflux pump MntP family protein — MDLSLPQWGQFFTLWMISVALGMDAFSLGIGMGIQGLRFRRILLVSGIIGVLHILMPLAGITIGRVLGSLVEEIAVMVGGGLLCLLGTNMLLNAFHVSGEEESSVNNSLWGLLLLSFSVSLDSLSAGLSLGLFAADLLLAVLLFGTTGAVLACTGMLLGRHARSWIGDYGEAAGGLILISLGLRFLL; from the coding sequence ATGGACCTTTCCTTGCCCCAGTGGGGGCAGTTTTTCACCTTGTGGATGATTTCCGTGGCCCTCGGGATGGACGCTTTTTCCCTGGGGATCGGGATGGGGATACAGGGACTCCGGTTTCGTCGCATCCTGTTGGTCAGTGGAATAATCGGTGTTTTGCACATTTTGATGCCTCTTGCTGGAATCACCATCGGACGGGTTTTGGGTTCCCTGGTCGAAGAGATCGCCGTGATGGTGGGAGGGGGGCTGCTCTGTTTACTTGGCACCAATATGTTATTGAATGCCTTTCATGTCAGCGGGGAGGAGGAATCCTCCGTCAACAACAGCCTGTGGGGGCTTCTGCTGCTTTCTTTCAGTGTCAGTCTCGATTCCCTGTCAGCAGGGTTATCTCTCGGGTTGTTTGCGGCGGATCTCTTGCTGGCAGTGCTGTTGTTCGGCACGACGGGAGCCGTCCTGGCCTGCACGGGCATGTTGCTGGGACGCCACGCCAGGTCCTGGATCGGGGATTACGGAGAGGCTGCCGGAGGCTTGATCCTGATCTCTCTCGGCCTCCGGTTTCTGCTGTGA
- a CDS encoding L-threonylcarbamoyladenylate synthase, with protein METKHWQIDGAADLDQNPAIREAAALLREGHLVAFPTETVYGLGADATDPEAVASIYRAKGRPSDNPLIVHLADEQGLSEWVREIPESGRLLARRFWPGPLTLILPHRGNLAPQVTAGLPTVGVRVPSHPVALALLKNCGLPVAAPSANRSGKPSPTRAGHVWTDLGGRIDAILDGGVTGVGVESTVVDVTVNPPVLLRPGGVTLEMLGEVVGEVRVDPGLREEGESPRSPGMKYRHYAPGGEMWVITGEGEAQVSRIQRMADEAMQSGKKTGILCTEEHASRYRADWIVVCGTRSRPDTIARELYGALRRFDEVGAQWIAAEGFPPRGVLHSVMNRLSKAAEGRVIDSGRD; from the coding sequence ATGGAAACCAAACATTGGCAGATCGATGGGGCAGCCGACTTGGACCAAAACCCTGCGATCCGGGAAGCGGCGGCACTGTTGCGGGAAGGACATCTGGTGGCCTTTCCCACAGAGACGGTTTACGGATTGGGAGCCGATGCGACCGACCCGGAAGCGGTCGCGTCCATATACAGAGCGAAGGGAAGGCCATCGGACAACCCATTGATCGTCCATCTCGCCGATGAACAAGGATTGAGTGAGTGGGTTCGGGAGATTCCGGAGTCGGGCAGATTGCTGGCCCGCCGTTTTTGGCCCGGTCCCTTGACTTTGATTTTGCCTCACCGGGGAAATCTGGCTCCTCAAGTGACTGCAGGATTGCCCACGGTGGGGGTGCGGGTTCCTTCCCATCCTGTGGCGCTCGCCCTTTTAAAAAACTGCGGGTTGCCGGTGGCAGCCCCCAGCGCCAACCGGTCGGGTAAGCCCAGTCCCACCAGAGCCGGACATGTATGGACGGATTTGGGGGGGCGGATCGATGCCATTTTGGATGGAGGGGTCACGGGGGTGGGGGTGGAATCCACTGTGGTGGATGTGACGGTAAATCCCCCCGTGCTGTTGCGGCCGGGGGGCGTCACCTTGGAAATGCTGGGGGAAGTGGTCGGGGAAGTGCGGGTGGATCCCGGGTTGCGGGAAGAGGGGGAATCCCCCCGTTCACCCGGGATGAAATATCGCCACTATGCCCCTGGAGGGGAGATGTGGGTCATCACCGGGGAAGGGGAGGCACAAGTGAGCCGGATTCAGCGGATGGCTGATGAGGCGATGCAATCAGGCAAGAAGACAGGAATCCTGTGTACAGAGGAACATGCCTCCCGTTACCGGGCCGACTGGATTGTGGTATGCGGAACCCGCTCCCGCCCGGATACGATCGCCAGGGAATTGTACGGAGCTTTGCGTCGGTTTGATGAAGTGGGTGCCCAATGGATTGCGGCGGAAGGTTTTCCGCCGAGGGGAGTGCTGCACTCGGTGATGAACCGATTGAGCAAAGCGGCGGAAGGCCGGGTGATCGACTCCGGCCGGGATTGA
- a CDS encoding GNAT family N-acetyltransferase, with protein MFTVRRAIPEDREAILQLLQQAGVSEKGVDRHLGNFLLVEEPLEGRKVGTAGLEIHGDRGLLRSFIMERNAWNAKTGMELIAVVLSFVQRLELKEIYLLTGVSPKIFECFGFQPVKWEELPGEIRDSVDDRVKESAAVPMVYRRIGREIT; from the coding sequence TTGTTTACTGTCAGGCGTGCAATACCGGAGGATCGGGAAGCGATCCTTCAGTTGCTTCAGCAGGCAGGGGTGAGCGAAAAAGGTGTGGATCGTCACCTGGGAAATTTTTTGTTGGTGGAAGAGCCTCTGGAGGGAAGGAAAGTGGGGACGGCGGGGTTGGAAATTCACGGAGACCGGGGGCTGTTGCGTTCCTTTATCATGGAGAGAAATGCCTGGAATGCAAAGACAGGTATGGAATTGATCGCGGTGGTTCTCTCCTTTGTACAGAGACTGGAGTTGAAGGAGATCTATCTGTTGACGGGGGTCTCCCCAAAGATCTTTGAGTGTTTTGGGTTTCAACCGGTGAAGTGGGAAGAACTGCCCGGGGAAATCCGCGATTCCGTTGATGACCGGGTCAAGGAATCAGCGGCCGTACCGATGGTTTACCGGCGCATCGGGAGGGAAATCACCTGA
- the spoIIR gene encoding stage II sporulation protein R yields the protein MRVRTYMALFLLAVGFFAFNQWSDGGEDRGDSGGSVGAGSSEQREIPDEAIRLRILANSDSEGDQRVKRQVRDEVIREIGTWAQKPTTLKEARQLVRSRLPRLEGIAEQTLRDNGFSYPVKVRFGEVPFPTKLYGDKVYPAGKYEALLISIGEGKGDNWWCVLFPPLCFVDMSNGDALDEAERAVAAGQAMAAPAQVEKLNHPEEPQKAEIRFFLLDSLEDFFSGLFE from the coding sequence ATGCGGGTTCGCACTTATATGGCATTGTTTTTGTTGGCAGTCGGATTTTTTGCATTCAATCAATGGAGCGACGGAGGAGAAGACCGGGGGGACAGCGGGGGATCGGTGGGAGCCGGTTCCAGTGAACAGCGGGAGATTCCCGATGAGGCGATTCGTCTCCGGATTCTCGCCAACAGCGATTCAGAAGGGGATCAACGCGTGAAACGGCAAGTCCGGGATGAGGTGATCCGGGAAATCGGAACCTGGGCGCAAAAACCGACCACTCTGAAAGAAGCCCGACAATTGGTGCGCTCCCGTCTCCCCCGACTGGAGGGGATCGCTGAGCAGACTCTGCGGGACAACGGGTTTTCCTATCCGGTCAAGGTCCGGTTCGGGGAAGTTCCCTTTCCCACCAAACTGTACGGTGACAAAGTGTATCCCGCCGGAAAGTATGAGGCTCTGCTGATCTCCATCGGGGAAGGGAAAGGAGACAATTGGTGGTGTGTGCTGTTCCCTCCCCTCTGTTTTGTCGATATGAGCAACGGAGATGCCCTGGATGAGGCGGAGAGAGCTGTTGCCGCCGGCCAGGCGATGGCGGCACCTGCCCAGGTGGAGAAGCTGAATCACCCCGAGGAGCCCCAAAAAGCGGAAATTCGCTTTTTTCTCCTCGATTCCCTGGAAGATTTCTTTTCCGGACTCTTTGAGTGA
- the prmC gene encoding peptide chain release factor N(5)-glutamine methyltransferase, protein MNPEWNQMETVAQAYRLGTRYLEGRQVESPRFISELLLRTALGWDRTGLFTRFHEPLPFEAAQRFITWLKQRAEGIPVQYLIGEQEFFGRSFRVEPSVLIPRPETEILVETVLREADRIWKGKAVTAVDMGTGSGAIAVTLATERPDWEVVAVDRSPAALKVARQNGAKNGSGERIRWMQGDWLEPLLKRDLRVDVVVSNPPYIPAGEIPHLDVEVRVHEPRMALDGGPDGLDPYRTLVRGIPAVLKNPGLVVFEVGEDQSETVGEMLEESLAGAQVFFVSDLAGRPRVVAARTGMG, encoded by the coding sequence TTGAATCCGGAATGGAATCAGATGGAGACCGTGGCACAAGCCTACCGTCTGGGAACCCGTTACCTGGAAGGGCGCCAGGTGGAAAGCCCCCGGTTTATTTCGGAACTGTTGCTTCGGACTGCCTTGGGCTGGGATCGGACCGGGCTGTTCACCCGGTTTCACGAGCCCCTTCCCTTTGAGGCGGCCCAACGGTTTATCACTTGGTTAAAGCAAAGGGCAGAGGGGATTCCTGTTCAGTATTTGATCGGGGAGCAGGAATTTTTCGGCCGTTCCTTCCGGGTGGAACCCTCTGTGCTGATCCCCCGCCCGGAAACGGAAATTTTGGTGGAGACGGTTCTCCGGGAAGCGGACCGGATCTGGAAAGGGAAAGCTGTAACCGCAGTCGATATGGGAACAGGCAGTGGCGCGATTGCCGTCACCCTGGCCACGGAAAGACCTGACTGGGAAGTTGTTGCCGTGGACCGCTCCCCGGCAGCACTGAAAGTGGCCCGACAAAACGGGGCGAAAAACGGGAGCGGGGAACGCATCCGCTGGATGCAGGGGGATTGGTTGGAGCCGCTTCTCAAGCGGGACCTCCGGGTGGATGTGGTGGTTTCCAACCCGCCTTATATCCCTGCGGGGGAGATTCCTCACCTCGATGTGGAGGTGAGGGTACATGAACCCCGGATGGCGCTGGATGGGGGTCCAGACGGATTGGATCCCTACCGCACCCTGGTGAGGGGGATTCCGGCAGTCCTGAAAAATCCGGGCCTGGTTGTTTTTGAAGTGGGAGAGGACCAATCGGAAACCGTCGGGGAAATGCTGGAAGAGTCTCTTGCGGGGGCGCAGGTTTTCTTTGTGTCCGATCTGGCGGGGCGACCGCGGGTGGTGGCCGCCCGAACAGGTATGGGCTGA
- the prfA gene encoding peptide chain release factor 1: MLERLESIRQRYEELNQLLSNPEVIHNADLLRKYSKEQSDLEPKYHAYCEYKEVADQYEEARIMLEEESDPEMLDLVKTELEQLSDRKKALEEEIRLLLLPKDPNDDKNVIVEIRGAAGGEEAALFAADLYRMYTRYGERMGWKSEILDTNTTGLGGFKEVVFSVQGQGAYSRLKYESGAHRVQRVPTTESGGRIHTSTATVAVLPEAEEVDVEIQDKDLRIDTFCSSGPGGQSVNTTKSAVRITHLPTGIVVSCQDEKSQIKNKEKAMRVLRARLLDQKQQEEEAKMADARKVQVGTGDRSERIRTYNFPQSRVTDHRIGLTLHKLDLVMDGDLDEIIDALVLEEQAKLLKKAE; encoded by the coding sequence GTGTTGGAGCGTTTGGAATCGATCCGTCAACGATATGAAGAATTGAATCAGCTCCTCAGTAACCCTGAGGTGATCCATAACGCTGATTTGCTTCGCAAATATTCGAAAGAACAGTCTGATCTGGAACCGAAATATCATGCTTACTGCGAGTATAAAGAGGTTGCCGATCAGTATGAAGAGGCCAGAATAATGCTGGAAGAAGAGTCGGATCCCGAGATGCTGGATCTGGTCAAAACAGAACTGGAACAGCTCTCCGACCGGAAAAAGGCATTGGAAGAAGAGATCAGGCTGTTGCTCCTGCCCAAAGATCCCAACGATGACAAAAACGTCATTGTGGAGATCCGGGGGGCTGCCGGCGGGGAGGAGGCGGCTCTGTTTGCGGCGGATCTGTATCGGATGTATACCCGATACGGAGAGCGGATGGGCTGGAAATCGGAGATCCTGGATACGAACACCACAGGGTTGGGCGGTTTTAAAGAAGTGGTGTTTTCCGTTCAGGGTCAAGGTGCATACAGCCGATTGAAATATGAGAGCGGGGCTCATCGGGTTCAGCGGGTGCCGACGACGGAGTCGGGAGGGCGAATCCACACCTCCACCGCGACGGTGGCTGTTCTCCCCGAAGCGGAGGAAGTGGATGTGGAGATCCAGGACAAAGATCTTCGGATCGACACTTTCTGTTCCAGCGGCCCGGGGGGGCAAAGTGTCAACACGACCAAATCCGCCGTTCGCATCACCCATCTGCCCACCGGCATCGTAGTCTCCTGCCAGGATGAAAAATCCCAGATCAAAAACAAGGAGAAAGCGATGCGGGTGCTGCGGGCCCGCCTGTTGGATCAAAAACAGCAGGAAGAAGAGGCCAAAATGGCCGATGCCCGCAAAGTTCAGGTGGGTACAGGAGACCGCAGTGAACGGATCCGGACATATAATTTTCCACAGAGCCGGGTGACGGATCATCGGATCGGGCTCACTCTTCACAAGTTGGATCTGGTGATGGACGGGGATCTGGATGAAATCATCGATGCCCTGGTCCTGGAAGAACAGGCGAAGCTTTTAAAAAAGGCGGAATGA
- a CDS encoding CPBP family intramembrane glutamic endopeptidase, which translates to MTEVIAVVIQFIPLLILLLLANGAESPRLKKDGERGGASVTLMVFSYVFLAISYLFMFIVGAMIHLTSFIATRGGIDLPAEMPGADPKLIDTLLQSLPYVGASFWVPSLLGLLLLIPALRRMIARVLPIRSDHMVHTASLSFSMFIWIYFFFFIALGLDTISKLTAAPGEVANPMPELWAQQITFFLIALIGVGWLTRRNLGESLHRLGLVLPTPRQVLIGIGSGLLLVAGALLLENLAHWIGFTQDPHVEKLTEELLGPLYGSVWGILTLGLSAALGEEAIFRGALLPRFGLILTTLLFMLLHSNYGLSLSTLVVFLVGLVLGLLRNRYNTSTTMVVHATYNISLGILAALYS; encoded by the coding sequence ATGACGGAAGTGATCGCAGTGGTTATACAATTTATTCCGCTCCTCATTCTTTTGTTGCTGGCAAATGGGGCGGAGAGTCCCCGCCTGAAAAAGGATGGAGAACGGGGAGGCGCCTCTGTCACACTGATGGTGTTCTCTTATGTGTTTCTCGCCATCTCCTACCTCTTCATGTTCATTGTCGGAGCGATGATTCACCTGACCAGTTTTATAGCCACCCGGGGCGGAATCGATCTTCCGGCGGAAATGCCCGGAGCGGACCCCAAGCTGATTGACACCTTGTTACAATCCCTTCCCTATGTGGGAGCCAGCTTCTGGGTTCCTTCTCTGCTCGGGCTCCTGCTTTTGATCCCGGCCTTGCGGCGGATGATCGCCCGGGTTCTCCCCATCCGGTCGGATCATATGGTGCATACGGCTTCCCTTTCCTTTTCCATGTTTATCTGGATTTATTTCTTCTTTTTTATCGCCCTTGGACTGGACACGATCAGTAAGTTGACCGCGGCTCCCGGTGAGGTTGCCAATCCGATGCCGGAGTTATGGGCACAACAGATCACTTTTTTCCTTATCGCCCTGATCGGAGTGGGTTGGCTGACCCGGCGAAACCTGGGAGAGAGCCTTCACCGCCTGGGATTGGTCCTGCCGACCCCGCGTCAGGTGCTGATCGGGATCGGTTCAGGCCTGTTGTTGGTGGCAGGTGCCTTGTTGCTGGAAAACTTGGCCCATTGGATCGGATTTACCCAGGATCCCCATGTGGAAAAATTGACGGAAGAACTGTTGGGCCCCCTTTACGGTTCCGTATGGGGAATCCTGACCTTGGGATTGTCCGCGGCCCTGGGGGAAGAAGCCATTTTCCGGGGAGCACTGCTGCCCCGATTCGGATTGATCCTGACCACCCTGCTGTTCATGTTGCTTCACAGCAATTACGGGCTCAGTCTGTCCACTCTGGTCGTTTTCCTGGTCGGCCTCGTCCTCGGTTTGCTTCGCAACCGTTACAACACCAGCACCACCATGGTGGTCCATGCCACCTACAACATTTCCCTCGGGATCCTGGCCGCTCTGTACTCCTAG
- a CDS encoding thymidine kinase, translated as MNPVTRDGWIEVICGGMFSGKSEELIRRVRRARIARQRVAVFKPAVDTRYRSEAVTSHNGVYTDATVLSRAVHILDHVSAEIDVVAVDEVQFFDEEIVHVAQTLADRGIRVICAGLDQDFRGVPFGPTPNLMAVAEYVTKLQAICVRCGNPAGRTQRLAGEEPAGVDGPVVQVGAKEKYEARCRHCHELAERKSLSKSFSPS; from the coding sequence ATGAACCCGGTGACCAGGGACGGGTGGATTGAGGTCATCTGCGGGGGGATGTTCTCGGGGAAGAGCGAGGAGCTGATCCGCCGGGTCCGCAGGGCACGGATCGCCAGGCAGAGGGTGGCCGTTTTCAAACCCGCTGTGGATACCCGCTACCGCTCTGAAGCCGTCACGTCCCACAACGGAGTCTATACGGATGCGACAGTTTTGAGCAGGGCGGTGCATATTCTGGACCATGTATCCGCTGAGATCGATGTGGTGGCAGTCGATGAAGTCCAGTTCTTTGATGAAGAGATCGTCCATGTGGCCCAAACTTTGGCCGATCGGGGAATTCGGGTGATCTGTGCAGGGCTGGACCAGGACTTTCGGGGAGTTCCCTTCGGTCCGACTCCCAACCTGATGGCGGTGGCTGAGTATGTGACCAAATTGCAGGCGATCTGTGTTCGCTGCGGCAACCCGGCAGGCCGGACCCAGCGCCTGGCTGGTGAGGAACCGGCGGGTGTGGACGGGCCGGTCGTACAGGTGGGGGCCAAGGAGAAATATGAAGCCCGGTGTCGACACTGTCATGAATTGGCGGAGCGGAAATCTTTATCCAAGAGTTTTTCACCTTCCTGA
- the rpmE gene encoding 50S ribosomal protein L31, translated as MKAAIHPEYKRTTVTCACGNTFETGSTKENLRVDICSACHPFFTGKQKHVSAGGRVDRFKKKYNL; from the coding sequence ATGAAAGCGGCTATTCATCCTGAGTACAAGCGGACCACCGTGACCTGCGCCTGTGGGAATACCTTTGAAACCGGTTCGACAAAGGAAAACCTGCGCGTGGATATCTGCTCCGCATGCCATCCCTTTTTCACCGGCAAACAGAAACATGTGAGCGCCGGTGGTCGTGTGGATCGGTTTAAGAAGAAATACAACCTGTAA
- a CDS encoding LysM peptidoglycan-binding domain-containing M23 family metallopeptidase, translated as MTKKTTLVASSLSLCTASFFSGSDGKSVSAATEEGIQPHAPDWQKERLAQEALYQYLNPLTSVAEGHLAVKSDKKPLSYLVEKGDTLYGIGLRYGVDHKVLAEMNGIKDPRLLQPGQRLQIPVELKRIRVKEGQTLISIAEENEVTVTALKEANPDLILSSAPYVGQVLTIPLEFSPATSRPATEPKKGDVQLATSDTGVDRSFFRWPVTGQITSRFGMRHGKMHTGIDIWNERGVRTPIRPARGGTVVRAGWGGNYGNLVVVDHGGGWTTYYAHLNRISVSIGQTVTREGEIGRMGTTGNSTGVHLHFEVRRNDQPINPLQMLP; from the coding sequence ATGACCAAAAAAACCACACTGGTGGCTTCTTCCCTTTCATTGTGCACAGCTTCCTTTTTCTCAGGCAGTGATGGAAAATCCGTCAGTGCCGCAACCGAGGAGGGGATCCAACCCCACGCTCCCGACTGGCAAAAAGAGAGACTCGCCCAGGAAGCTCTCTATCAATACCTGAATCCCCTTACCTCGGTTGCGGAAGGGCACCTGGCGGTCAAATCCGATAAAAAGCCACTTTCCTACCTGGTGGAAAAGGGGGACACTCTATACGGGATCGGCCTTCGCTACGGGGTGGATCACAAGGTCCTGGCTGAAATGAACGGGATCAAAGACCCGCGGTTGTTACAGCCGGGGCAACGACTGCAGATCCCGGTGGAATTGAAGCGAATTCGAGTCAAGGAAGGCCAAACCTTGATCTCCATCGCTGAGGAAAATGAGGTGACAGTCACTGCCCTGAAAGAGGCCAATCCGGATCTGATTCTCTCCTCCGCCCCCTATGTGGGACAAGTGCTGACCATCCCCCTGGAGTTCTCTCCCGCAACATCCCGACCTGCAACGGAACCAAAAAAGGGGGATGTCCAACTGGCGACCTCGGACACCGGGGTGGACCGTTCTTTTTTTCGTTGGCCCGTCACCGGTCAGATCACCAGTCGGTTCGGCATGAGACATGGCAAAATGCACACAGGGATCGACATCTGGAATGAGCGGGGTGTACGGACACCGATCCGGCCGGCACGGGGTGGCACCGTGGTCCGAGCCGGGTGGGGAGGCAATTACGGGAATTTGGTGGTGGTGGATCACGGTGGAGGCTGGACCACCTATTATGCCCATCTGAATCGGATTTCGGTCAGCATCGGCCAGACGGTCACCCGTGAAGGTGAGATCGGCCGCATGGGAACCACCGGAAATTCGACAGGCGTCCATCTTCACTTTGAGGTACGACGGAATGACCAACCGATCAACCCGCTCCAGATGCTCCCGTAA